A single region of the Apodemus sylvaticus chromosome 7, mApoSyl1.1, whole genome shotgun sequence genome encodes:
- the LOC127689921 gene encoding 60S ribosomal protein L38-like has translation MPRKIEEIKDFLLTAPWKDAKSVKIKKNKDNVKFKACCSRYLYTQVITDKEKAEKLKQSLPPGLAVKELK, from the coding sequence ATGCCTCGGAAAATTGAGGAAATCAAGGACTTTCTGCTCACAGCCCCGTGGAAGGATGCCAAATCTGTCAAGATCAAGAAGAACAAGGATAATGTGAAATTCAAGGCTTGCTGCAGCAGGTACCTGTACACCCAGGTTATCACAGAcaaggagaaggcagagaagcTGAAGCAGTCCCTGCCCCCAGGTTtggcagtgaaggagctgaaaTGA